One stretch of Oceanimonas pelagia DNA includes these proteins:
- the fre gene encoding NAD(P)H-flavin reductase: MQKVSCNVEALHEMADTLWYVRLKPEQAVDFHPGQYLLVVMADDDKRPFSIANMPQENGEIELHIGASPDNTYAMQVLKRMQEQGRIEVQLPAGKAYLRESRHPVILMAGGTGFAYTRSILQRMLADGLHKPVFIYWGVRHQEHLYAHEELVAWAAEHKELTYVPVVQNGGEQWRGRSGLVHEAIMEDFPSLTGYDIYVAGRFEMAGVAREAFKEKGVDAGRLFGDAYEFI, from the coding sequence ATGCAAAAAGTTAGCTGTAATGTCGAAGCGCTCCACGAAATGGCCGACACCCTCTGGTATGTGCGGCTGAAGCCGGAGCAGGCGGTGGACTTTCACCCCGGCCAGTATTTGCTGGTGGTGATGGCGGATGACGACAAGCGCCCCTTTTCCATCGCCAACATGCCCCAGGAAAACGGCGAAATCGAGCTGCACATTGGTGCCTCGCCCGACAACACCTATGCCATGCAGGTGCTCAAGCGCATGCAGGAGCAGGGCAGAATCGAGGTGCAGCTGCCGGCGGGTAAGGCCTACCTGCGCGAGTCGCGCCATCCGGTGATCCTGATGGCCGGCGGCACCGGCTTTGCCTACACCCGCTCCATTCTGCAGCGAATGCTGGCCGACGGCCTGCACAAACCGGTATTCATTTACTGGGGGGTGCGTCATCAAGAGCATTTGTATGCTCACGAAGAGCTGGTCGCCTGGGCCGCCGAGCACAAGGAGCTGACCTATGTACCCGTGGTGCAAAACGGCGGCGAGCAGTGGCGGGGTCGCAGCGGTCTGGTGCACGAGGCCATTATGGAAGACTTTCCCAGCCTGACCGGTTACGACATTTACGTGGCCGGCCGCTTTGAAATGGCGGGGGTGGCCCGTGAAGCCTTCAAGGAAAAGGGTGTGGACGCCGGGCGTCTGTTTGGTGATGCCTACGAGTTTATTTAA
- the ubiK gene encoding ubiquinone biosynthesis accessory factor UbiK, with protein sequence MLDPKKLEEIAKQIQNNMPAGLKNMGEEAEKRIRTVLQAQLGKLDVVTREEFDVQTKVLLRTREKLNELETRLALLEQQLADGRSAQE encoded by the coding sequence ATGCTGGACCCGAAAAAACTGGAAGAGATCGCCAAACAGATTCAGAACAACATGCCCGCCGGGCTGAAAAACATGGGTGAGGAAGCGGAAAAGCGCATTCGCACCGTGCTGCAGGCCCAGCTGGGCAAGCTGGACGTGGTCACCCGGGAAGAGTTCGACGTGCAGACCAAGGTGCTGCTGCGTACCCGGGAAAAACTGAACGAGCTGGAAACCCGCCTGGCCCTGCTGGAGCAGCAGCTGGCCGACGGCCGCAGCGCACAGGAATAA
- the ilvY gene encoding HTH-type transcriptional activator IlvY — MELRNLELFVHLSQSLHFGRTADAMAVSPSTLSRAIQRLEQEVGCELLVRDNRSVALTPAGQQLQQFAEGWLAEWQQLRDQLRHNDGPLQGRLRLFCSVTASYFLLPDILARFRTRYPQLELRLETGDPALAIDKVLNEETDLAIAARPDALPAKLEFIRLQTVPLVFIAPRIPCLANELLQQSPADWSRIPVILPEQGVARKRTNQWFRNKGINPHVYAEVAGNEAIVGMVALGCGVALVPAAVIRHSPMADKIQRLAVTPDLKPFEVGVCLLKRRLDDPLIRAFHQIALQQANPESP, encoded by the coding sequence ATGGAACTGCGAAACCTGGAGTTGTTTGTTCACCTCAGCCAGAGCCTGCACTTTGGCCGCACCGCCGACGCCATGGCGGTGAGCCCGTCCACCCTGAGCCGGGCCATTCAGCGGCTGGAGCAGGAGGTGGGCTGCGAGCTGCTGGTGCGGGACAACCGCAGCGTGGCCCTGACCCCCGCGGGGCAGCAACTGCAGCAGTTTGCCGAGGGCTGGCTGGCCGAGTGGCAGCAGCTGCGCGATCAGCTCAGGCACAACGACGGTCCGCTGCAGGGCCGGCTGCGACTGTTCTGCTCGGTGACCGCCAGCTATTTTCTGTTGCCCGATATTCTGGCGCGCTTTCGCACCCGCTACCCGCAACTGGAACTTCGGCTGGAAACCGGCGATCCGGCCCTGGCCATCGACAAGGTGCTGAACGAGGAAACCGATCTGGCCATTGCCGCCCGCCCCGACGCCCTGCCTGCCAAGCTGGAATTCATAAGGCTGCAGACGGTGCCGCTGGTGTTTATCGCCCCGCGCATTCCCTGCCTGGCCAATGAGCTGCTGCAACAGAGTCCCGCCGACTGGAGCCGCATTCCGGTGATTTTGCCGGAGCAGGGAGTGGCGCGAAAACGCACCAACCAGTGGTTTCGCAACAAGGGTATCAACCCGCACGTCTACGCGGAGGTGGCCGGCAACGAGGCCATTGTGGGCATGGTGGCGCTGGGCTGCGGCGTGGCCCTGGTGCCCGCGGCGGTCATTCGCCACAGCCCCATGGCCGACAAGATCCAGCGGCTGGCGGTCACCCCGGACCTCAAACCCTTTGAGGTGGGCGTGTGCCTGCTGAAAAGGCGGCTGGACGATCCGCTGATCCGGGCCTTTCACCAGATTGCCCTGCAACAGGCCAATCCCGAATCCCCATGA
- the ilvC gene encoding ketol-acid reductoisomerase yields the protein MANYFNTLNLRQQLEQLGKCRFMNRSEFADGCNYLKGKKVVIVGCGAQGLNQGLNMRDSGLDVSYALRAEAIAEKRKSFVQATENGFKVGTYEELIPTADLVMNLTPDKQHTSAVNAVMPLMKEGAALGYSHGFNIVEEGMQIRKDITVVMVAPKCPGTEVREEYKRGFGVPTLIAVHPENDPKGEGLAIAKAWASATGGDRAGVLESSFVAEVKSDLMGEQTILCGMLQAGAIVCHEKMVADGIDAGYAGKLIQFGWETITEALKQGGITNMMDRLSNPAKIKAFDLAEELKQLMRPLFNKHMDDIISGAFSSGMMADWANDDHDLLTWREETAKTSFEQYPASDVVIGEQEYFDNGILLVAMVKAGVELAFEAMTASGIIDESAYYESLHELPLIANTVARKRLYEMNVVISDTAEYGNYLFANAAVPLLREHFMPKVGTDVIGKTIAVESNSVDNRRLIDVNEAIRNHPVEIIGKTLRAYMTDMKNIAVGG from the coding sequence ATGGCTAACTATTTCAATACCCTGAACCTGCGTCAGCAGCTCGAGCAGCTCGGCAAGTGTCGTTTCATGAACCGCAGCGAGTTCGCCGACGGTTGTAACTACCTGAAAGGCAAAAAGGTGGTTATCGTGGGGTGTGGCGCTCAGGGGCTGAACCAGGGTCTGAACATGCGCGATTCCGGCCTGGATGTGTCTTACGCCCTGCGTGCCGAAGCCATCGCCGAGAAGCGTAAGTCCTTCGTGCAGGCCACCGAGAACGGCTTCAAGGTGGGCACCTATGAAGAGCTGATCCCCACCGCCGACCTGGTCATGAACCTGACTCCCGACAAGCAGCACACCTCTGCCGTTAACGCCGTGATGCCCCTGATGAAGGAAGGCGCCGCCCTGGGTTACTCCCACGGTTTCAACATCGTTGAAGAAGGCATGCAGATCCGCAAGGACATCACCGTGGTGATGGTGGCGCCCAAGTGCCCCGGCACCGAAGTGCGTGAAGAATACAAGCGTGGCTTCGGCGTGCCCACCCTGATCGCCGTTCACCCGGAAAACGATCCCAAGGGCGAAGGCCTGGCCATCGCCAAGGCCTGGGCTTCTGCCACCGGCGGCGACCGTGCCGGCGTACTGGAGTCTTCCTTCGTGGCCGAAGTGAAATCCGACCTTATGGGTGAGCAGACCATCCTGTGCGGCATGCTGCAGGCCGGTGCCATCGTGTGCCACGAGAAAATGGTGGCCGACGGCATCGACGCCGGTTACGCCGGCAAGCTGATCCAGTTCGGCTGGGAAACCATCACCGAAGCCCTGAAGCAGGGCGGCATTACCAACATGATGGATCGCCTGTCCAACCCCGCCAAGATCAAGGCCTTTGATCTGGCCGAAGAGCTGAAGCAGCTGATGCGCCCGCTGTTCAACAAGCACATGGACGACATCATCTCCGGCGCCTTCTCTTCCGGTATGATGGCCGACTGGGCCAATGACGACCACGACCTGCTGACCTGGCGTGAAGAAACTGCCAAGACCAGTTTCGAACAGTACCCGGCTTCCGACGTGGTGATCGGCGAGCAGGAATACTTCGACAACGGCATTCTGCTGGTGGCCATGGTTAAGGCCGGCGTAGAACTGGCCTTCGAAGCCATGACTGCTTCCGGTATCATTGATGAGTCCGCCTACTACGAGTCGCTGCACGAGCTGCCGCTGATCGCCAACACCGTAGCCCGCAAGCGTCTGTACGAGATGAACGTGGTTATCTCCGACACCGCCGAATACGGTAACTACCTGTTTGCCAACGCCGCCGTGCCCCTGCTGCGCGAACACTTCATGCCCAAGGTGGGCACCGACGTGATTGGCAAGACCATCGCCGTTGAGTCCAACTCTGTCGACAACCGTCGCCTGATCGACGTCAACGAGGCCATTCGCAACCACCCGGTGGAAATCATCGGCAAGACCCTGCGCGCCTACATGACCGACATGAAAAACATCGCCGTTGGCGGTTAA
- the tcdA gene encoding tRNA cyclic N6-threonylcarbamoyladenosine(37) synthase TcdA: MSFDERFGGIARLYGARALARFAGAHVCVIGIGGVGSWAAEALARSGIGAITLIDMDDICITNTNRQIHALSNQIGAEKTQAMAERIALINPECRVTVVDDFIGADNLAEHLLAGFDYVIDAIDSVRAKAALIAFCKRNKIPVITAGGAGGQIDPSQIQLKDLSKTIQDPLAAKVRGELRRFYNFSKNPKRKFGVDCVFSTEQPRYPDGEGGICSAKQEADGTMKMDCASGFGAVTHTTATFGFFMVSRVLSRLATQAAVSDQL, from the coding sequence ATGAGTTTTGACGAGCGTTTCGGGGGCATTGCCCGCCTGTATGGTGCCCGGGCCCTGGCCCGTTTTGCCGGGGCCCATGTGTGTGTGATTGGCATTGGTGGCGTGGGCAGCTGGGCGGCGGAAGCCCTGGCGCGTTCAGGAATAGGTGCCATCACCCTGATCGACATGGACGATATCTGCATCACCAACACCAACCGGCAGATCCATGCCCTCAGCAATCAGATTGGCGCGGAAAAAACGCAAGCCATGGCCGAGCGCATTGCGCTGATCAACCCGGAGTGCCGAGTGACGGTGGTGGATGATTTTATCGGTGCCGATAACCTGGCCGAGCACCTGCTGGCGGGCTTTGATTACGTGATCGATGCCATCGACTCGGTGCGGGCCAAGGCGGCGCTCATTGCCTTTTGCAAACGAAACAAGATCCCGGTGATCACCGCCGGCGGTGCTGGTGGCCAGATTGATCCTTCCCAGATCCAGTTAAAGGATCTCAGCAAGACTATTCAGGATCCGCTGGCGGCCAAGGTGCGGGGTGAGCTGCGCCGCTTCTACAACTTCAGCAAGAACCCCAAGCGCAAGTTTGGCGTCGACTGTGTGTTCTCCACCGAACAGCCCCGCTACCCGGACGGCGAAGGCGGCATCTGCAGCGCCAAGCAGGAAGCGGACGGCACCATGAAAATGGACTGCGCCTCCGGTTTTGGCGCCGTTACCCATACCACCGCCACCTTCGGCTTCTTTATGGTCAGCCGGGTGCTTTCCCGGCTTGCTACGCAAGCAGCTGTAAGCGATCAGCTATAA